From one Stieleria sp. JC731 genomic stretch:
- a CDS encoding putative zinc-binding metallopeptidase, which produces MSDDELLDMRICDLKLSIRDTILETRIDQLNRELADRGLKFRPHFWLSEDWFSPDGIPGIAIPFYLAHPRLCRLERKQLLEVEGGTKQWCMKILRHETGHAIDTAFQIRRKSRYRELFGKASEPYPEFYKPNPQTRDYVLHLEMWYAQAHPLEDFAETFAVWLPKKGRWKARYRNWPAIKKLEYVDDFMNSIAGKSPVVQSKQTLDPVSQIRRTLRTHYRRKREHYGMDYPNVYDKDLRKLFSCDRSHRRNPTAAALLSQWRGEIRRVVADWTGAYSYMVDQVLQEMIERCRELELRLGTSADVCKRDAMILVALRTSNYLNSGHRRVMM; this is translated from the coding sequence ATGTCTGACGATGAATTGTTGGACATGCGAATCTGCGATCTGAAGCTATCGATCCGCGACACCATCTTGGAAACCCGTATCGATCAGCTAAATCGCGAGCTGGCCGATCGAGGGTTGAAATTCCGACCGCATTTCTGGCTGAGCGAAGATTGGTTCTCTCCCGATGGTATACCGGGAATCGCGATTCCGTTCTATCTGGCCCATCCTCGATTGTGTCGATTGGAGCGAAAACAGTTGCTGGAGGTCGAAGGTGGCACCAAGCAGTGGTGCATGAAAATCCTGCGGCACGAGACGGGGCACGCGATCGACACGGCTTTTCAGATCCGTCGAAAGTCTCGCTATCGAGAACTGTTTGGCAAAGCGTCCGAGCCCTATCCGGAGTTCTACAAGCCAAATCCTCAGACCCGTGATTACGTTTTGCACCTGGAAATGTGGTATGCCCAAGCGCATCCGTTGGAGGATTTTGCGGAAACGTTTGCGGTTTGGCTGCCCAAGAAAGGTCGTTGGAAAGCCCGCTACCGCAATTGGCCAGCGATCAAAAAGCTTGAATACGTCGACGATTTCATGAACAGCATTGCCGGAAAATCTCCGGTGGTGCAGTCCAAGCAAACGCTGGATCCCGTCAGCCAGATTCGCCGCACCTTGCGGACCCACTATCGCCGCAAACGCGAACACTACGGAATGGATTATCCGAATGTTTATGATAAAGATCTTCGCAAGCTTTTTTCTTGCGACCGGTCTCACCGTCGTAATCCAACCGCAGCGGCGTTGCTGTCACAATGGCGTGGAGAGATCCGGAGGGTCGTCGCGGATTGGACCGGGGCATACTCGTATATGGTCGATCAAGTTCTGCAGGAAATGATCGAGCGGTGCCGAGAACTAGAACTGAGGTTGGGCACCAGTGCTGATGTCTGTAAACGTGACGCGATGATTTTGGTGGCCCTTCGAACGAGCAATTATCTCAATTCGGGCCATAGACGGGTGATGATGTGA